The Aminipila terrae nucleotide sequence TTTGATTCACCGTCACTGGCAACTCTGTTGGCGATTAATACAGAGAATAACAGGGCAACCAGTTCAAAGGTATTAAAAATAATACTCATAGGTGAAAACATCAGGCTTAAAAAGATAAGCACTGGTGTTACAAAAAGTATAATCTGCAAACTGGAGCCCAAAGCAATTTCAATAGCTACATTCATTTTGTTCTTTAGTGCCATCAAAACCGCAGTGCTATGTTCAGCAGCATTTCCAATAATGGGAACCAGAATAATCCCCACAAAGAATTCACTAAGTCCCATGGCTTTAGTCATAGGCTCAACTGTCCCAACAAAGATTTCTGACTCGATTCCGATAAAAACAGTTGAAATAACTAAAATTATTATAGCAGTTTTTAAAGACCATTTAGGAGCGGCTTCTTCGGCAGTCTCTACTGCATACAAATCTTTATGTGTAAAAAATGAAAACACCAGACTGAGCACATATATTAACAGCATAATAACCGCAACGATTACGCTAAGCCCCTCATACCGGGTATTAAGCAGCTGTGAAGGTACTGTATGAGTAAATACTGCAGGTATAGTTAACCCTATTACTGCAAAAAGAAGCATACTGGCAGTAACATTAATAACCTTCTGATTAAAATGCTGTGTCTTATATTTCAGTCCCCCTGCAAGCATGCTTAAGCCCAGCACCAGTAAAATATTTCCGATGACAGATCCTGCAATGGATGCTTTAACAACGTCAAAAAGACCCGCTTTCATGGCAAAAAAGGCAATAATCAA carries:
- the cax gene encoding calcium/proton exchanger → MRVLRYLLIFIPVSLITEFLHFSQPLVFVFSALAIIPLAGIMGESTEAISHFAGNRIGGFLNATFGNATELIIAFFAMKAGLFDVVKASIAGSVIGNILLVLGLSMLAGGLKYKTQHFNQKVINVTASMLLFAVIGLTIPAVFTHTVPSQLLNTRYEGLSVIVAVIMLLIYVLSLVFSFFTHKDLYAVETAEEAAPKWSLKTAIIILVISTVFIGIESEIFVGTVEPMTKAMGLSEFFVGIILVPIIGNAAEHSTAVLMALKNKMNVAIEIALGSSLQIILFVTPVLIFLSLMFSPMSIIFNTFELVALLFSVLIANRVASDGESNWLEGVQLIAAYIILAASFFIL